In one Deltaproteobacteria bacterium genomic region, the following are encoded:
- a CDS encoding RnfABCDGE type electron transport complex subunit D, with translation MASQAISKNLFTVTSAPLWHCGRTIRSTMLLMLAALLPAAAMAVYRYGYDAVQVMAWAGLSAVITEALVQKLMKQAPTSDDFSALVDGLLFAFLLPATAPWWLVAFGSAVMIVLGRMVFGGFGGSPVCAPAVGWAVLAISWPDLMDLNAMLLKWDLIEPLSELKYFGLEAISEVSTTGLLLGDNLGALGASQVLMVLLGGILLLATRQLRWYIPASFLVGVYATGLIYNLIDPLVYASPIFHLFSGSTMLAAFFLMPYPSSSPTWRIPMLVYGLMGGALVIIIRTYGIYPDGVPFAVLLMNLCTPLFDLIQPKPFGGR, from the coding sequence ATGGCAAGCCAGGCAATCAGTAAAAATTTGTTCACCGTGACTTCGGCTCCCCTCTGGCATTGTGGGAGAACCATCCGATCCACCATGCTCCTCATGCTGGCCGCCCTTTTGCCGGCAGCGGCCATGGCCGTGTACCGGTACGGGTACGACGCCGTGCAGGTCATGGCCTGGGCCGGACTATCGGCCGTGATCACCGAGGCCTTGGTCCAGAAGTTGATGAAACAGGCCCCGACGTCGGACGATTTCAGCGCATTGGTCGACGGCCTGTTGTTCGCCTTTCTGCTTCCTGCTACGGCCCCATGGTGGCTGGTGGCCTTTGGGAGCGCAGTGATGATTGTCCTCGGACGCATGGTTTTCGGCGGTTTTGGCGGAAGTCCGGTCTGCGCCCCGGCTGTCGGCTGGGCGGTATTGGCCATTTCGTGGCCCGACCTGATGGATCTCAACGCCATGCTCCTCAAATGGGACCTTATCGAGCCGTTGAGCGAGTTGAAGTATTTCGGTCTGGAGGCCATCTCCGAGGTGAGCACGACCGGACTGCTTCTTGGGGACAACCTGGGTGCCCTGGGTGCGTCACAAGTTCTGATGGTTCTGCTCGGGGGCATTCTATTACTGGCAACCAGGCAGCTCCGCTGGTACATCCCCGCTTCTTTTCTGGTCGGTGTCTACGCGACCGGTCTGATCTATAATCTGATCGATCCGCTGGTCTACGCATCCCCAATATTCCATCTCTTTTCCGGCAGCACCATGCTGGCAGCCTTCTTCCTCATGCCGTATCCATCGTCCTCACCGACATGGCGGATCCCCATGCTCGTCTACGGGCTCATGGGCGGGGCCCTTGTGATCATCATTCGAACGTACGGCATTTACCCAGATGGCGTACCTTTCGCCGTTCTGCTCATGAATCTGTGCACACCGCTCTTCGACCTGATCCAACCCAAACCCTTTGGCGGGAGGTAG
- a CDS encoding RnfABCDGE type electron transport complex subunit G: MMEIVRMVVVLSAITGLAGFVLSGLKVVTTPIIEEQVLTNVQGPALKQIFLHSTNDPIADRKALPLPGGEESVMVFPAMKDGKLQSVAMEASGKGYGGEVNVIVGFDVSTGRLIGISVTTHKETPGLGSRIQETAFTKQFRGKEPGKASLKKDGGDIDAVSGATLSSIAAADAVKQASGWYAALKDTISTTW, translated from the coding sequence ATGATGGAAATTGTTCGCATGGTGGTCGTGCTTTCGGCCATCACCGGGTTGGCAGGGTTCGTCCTTTCCGGCCTGAAGGTCGTGACCACCCCCATCATCGAGGAGCAGGTTTTGACCAACGTGCAGGGGCCGGCCTTGAAGCAGATTTTTCTGCACAGCACCAACGACCCAATTGCCGACCGCAAGGCCTTACCTCTGCCCGGAGGCGAGGAATCGGTCATGGTTTTCCCGGCCATGAAGGATGGCAAGCTCCAGTCCGTGGCCATGGAGGCCTCGGGCAAAGGATACGGAGGGGAGGTCAATGTCATCGTGGGCTTCGATGTATCAACTGGAAGACTGATCGGCATTAGCGTGACCACCCACAAGGAGACTCCAGGATTGGGCTCCCGCATTCAGGAGACCGCCTTTACAAAACAGTTTCGGGGCAAAGAGCCGGGCAAGGCCTCTCTCAAGAAGGATGGCGGAGACATTGACGCCGTCTCTGGGGCGACGCTTTCGTCCATCGCAGCGGCCGATGCGGTCAAGCAGGCCTCGGGGTGGTATGCGGCTCTGAAGGACACGATCTCAACGACTTGGTAA
- a CDS encoding electron transport complex subunit E: MASMMQEFTKGLWKELPPFRLVLGLCPVLAVTNTANNGLGMGAAVIFVLTLSNVIISLVRNIIPKKVRIACFIAIAASLVVTVEMLMQAFAYPLYQQLGIFVPLIVVNCIILGRAEAFAAKNPPHLALADGLGMGIGFTLSLTFLGGLREAFGAGTLFGADLFGPNFEPFTFMVQAPGAFVCLGLILAGMNFLNIWQAKRKGVELDPNFDAGCSGCMACKGLEKIVNQKKLERLESAKS; encoded by the coding sequence ATGGCCAGCATGATGCAGGAATTCACCAAAGGGTTGTGGAAGGAGCTTCCTCCCTTCCGACTCGTTCTCGGCCTCTGCCCGGTTCTGGCGGTGACCAATACCGCCAACAACGGTCTCGGCATGGGCGCTGCGGTCATATTCGTCCTTACGCTCTCCAACGTCATCATCTCTCTGGTCAGGAACATCATTCCCAAGAAGGTCCGCATCGCGTGCTTCATCGCCATCGCGGCTTCTCTGGTAGTCACGGTCGAGATGCTCATGCAGGCCTTCGCCTACCCCCTATACCAGCAATTGGGCATCTTCGTCCCCCTGATCGTGGTCAACTGCATCATCCTGGGCCGAGCCGAGGCCTTTGCCGCCAAGAACCCTCCCCATTTGGCCCTTGCCGACGGGCTGGGTATGGGCATCGGCTTCACCCTGTCCCTGACTTTTTTGGGCGGGCTCCGGGAGGCCTTCGGGGCAGGGACCTTGTTCGGCGCGGATCTTTTCGGCCCGAATTTCGAGCCCTTCACATTCATGGTCCAGGCGCCGGGCGCTTTTGTCTGTCTGGGGCTCATCCTGGCGGGCATGAATTTTCTCAACATCTGGCAGGCCAAACGAAAGGGCGTGGAGCTCGATCCTAACTTCGACGCCGGATGCTCCGGATGCATGGCCTGCAAGGGCTTGGAAAAGATCGTCAACCAGAAGAAGCTGGAACGGCTGGAATCGGCCAAAAGCTAA
- a CDS encoding RnfABCDGE type electron transport complex subunit A, producing MDTFLLFISAIFVNNIVLAQYLGNCPYLGCSKEKSVSIGMGAAVIFVTIMATIFTYLIQKHVLIPFHLGYLQTIVFILVIASLVQFVEMFLKKMVPPLYKSLGIFLPLITTNCAVLGVAILVQRKEFDFVTALLYAVAAGAGFMLALVILAAIREQFEVTRIPRAMRGTPIGLVMAGIMSLAFMAFKGMIA from the coding sequence ATGGATACTTTTCTGCTCTTCATCTCGGCCATCTTTGTCAACAACATCGTTCTGGCCCAGTATCTGGGGAATTGTCCCTACCTCGGATGCTCGAAAGAAAAGAGCGTCTCAATCGGTATGGGCGCGGCCGTCATCTTTGTGACCATCATGGCCACGATTTTCACCTATCTTATTCAAAAGCACGTGCTTATCCCCTTTCATCTCGGGTATTTGCAGACCATCGTCTTCATTCTGGTCATCGCTTCCCTGGTGCAGTTCGTGGAGATGTTTCTGAAAAAGATGGTTCCGCCCCTGTACAAGTCCTTGGGAATTTTTCTGCCTTTGATTACCACCAACTGTGCCGTTCTGGGCGTGGCCATCCTCGTGCAACGCAAGGAATTCGACTTCGTCACCGCCCTTCTTTACGCTGTCGCGGCCGGGGCGGGTTTTATGCTTGCCCTAGTCATTCTGGCGGCCATCCGGGAACAGTTTGAGGTGACCCGGATTCCACGGGCCATGCGCGGTACCCCCATCGGCCTGGTCATGGCCGGGATCATGTCCCTGGCGTTCATGGCATTCAAGGGCATGATAGCCTAA
- a CDS encoding Fe-S cluster domain-containing protein, with protein MITTSVLTLFGLGFVAASILAIASKALYVEEDPRVEVVLDALPGANCGGCGFAGCEAYAIAVLNDPDVPPNKCCACSPDAVARVASLTGKAAGDAEPKVAFRRCVKIEGKVARKFEYAGIMSCAAAKMILDGPDACKYSCLGFGDCVRACPFDAMWIEDGLVHIAPAKCTSCGTCVRTCPNSILELIPKRARVMVFCSSQDKGKAVKDVCEAGCISCGACIKKCPAECITMIDERIHIDHKACLAFGPSCQEVCVEKCPRNILRCLSPESSTKESVGYSEVSNETNLNA; from the coding sequence ATGATCACGACATCCGTATTGACCCTGTTCGGCCTGGGATTTGTAGCGGCCAGCATCCTGGCCATCGCCTCCAAGGCCCTTTATGTGGAGGAGGACCCCCGGGTCGAGGTGGTTCTCGACGCACTGCCGGGAGCCAATTGCGGAGGCTGCGGATTTGCCGGCTGCGAGGCCTACGCCATCGCTGTCCTGAACGATCCAGATGTCCCACCCAACAAATGCTGCGCCTGCAGTCCGGACGCAGTGGCCCGAGTAGCCTCGTTGACCGGAAAAGCAGCTGGGGATGCCGAACCGAAAGTTGCCTTCAGACGGTGCGTGAAAATCGAGGGCAAGGTGGCAAGAAAGTTCGAGTATGCCGGAATCATGAGCTGTGCCGCGGCCAAGATGATTCTGGACGGTCCTGACGCCTGCAAGTACTCCTGCCTGGGGTTTGGCGACTGCGTACGAGCTTGTCCCTTTGACGCCATGTGGATTGAGGACGGTCTGGTGCACATCGCTCCAGCCAAGTGCACGAGTTGCGGAACTTGCGTGCGGACCTGCCCGAATTCCATCCTGGAGCTTATTCCCAAGCGGGCTCGTGTCATGGTCTTTTGTTCGTCCCAGGACAAGGGCAAGGCCGTAAAAGACGTCTGCGAGGCCGGATGCATCAGTTGCGGGGCCTGCATCAAGAAATGTCCGGCCGAGTGCATCACCATGATCGACGAGCGTATCCATATCGACCACAAGGCCTGTTTGGCCTTCGGGCCGTCCTGTCAAGAGGTCTGTGTGGAAAAGTGTCCAAGGAACATCCTGCGCTGTTTGAGTCCCGAGTCTTCGACAAAGGAATCAGTCGGCTATTCCGAAGTCTCGAACGAGACGAATCTGAACGCGTAA
- a CDS encoding FAD:protein FMN transferase: MPRRNAMKRGNLKHDRRSFLKALAVLVGGTALSPALRVLPALASPSLFRIAEQRMLMGTFVGLTVLAPSRDLGQEAMGRAFEEMERQINIFSRFDDSTALSALNHDMRLKGAPGELLKVVEYCDCLHRMTSGHFDVTVAPVLELISRSNGRPDAYELREALDLVDASRLRRDGANLRFEAKGMAATLDGVAKGYIADQAASVLQDNGIEHFMVDAGGDIRVSGSSNGQRNPWRIAIEDPAKAGKYPAVVEMKSGAMATSGGYEVFFNSAKTSHHLINPETGASPQYVVSVSVQAPTVMEADALATALGLMHPREALRLVSSLPGHDCLLVTSTGARLTSSGWITWT; the protein is encoded by the coding sequence ATGCCACGGAGAAATGCCATGAAGCGTGGAAATCTCAAACACGATCGCCGGTCCTTTCTGAAGGCGCTGGCAGTACTGGTCGGCGGTACGGCTCTATCCCCGGCCCTGCGAGTTCTGCCGGCCCTGGCATCTCCCTCTCTGTTTAGGATCGCTGAACAGCGGATGCTTATGGGCACCTTTGTGGGCCTGACGGTACTCGCGCCTTCCCGAGATCTGGGCCAGGAGGCCATGGGACGGGCCTTTGAGGAAATGGAACGCCAGATCAACATCTTCAGCCGGTTCGATGACTCAACGGCTTTGTCGGCCTTGAATCACGATATGCGCCTGAAGGGCGCTCCCGGGGAGTTACTGAAGGTCGTGGAATATTGTGACTGTCTGCACCGGATGACCTCCGGACATTTCGACGTGACCGTGGCTCCGGTGCTCGAGCTTATATCCCGGTCTAACGGTCGGCCCGACGCCTACGAATTGCGTGAGGCCCTGGACTTGGTCGATGCGTCAAGGCTTCGGAGGGATGGTGCAAACCTGCGTTTCGAGGCCAAAGGAATGGCCGCGACATTGGACGGGGTGGCCAAAGGATATATTGCCGACCAGGCCGCCAGTGTCCTGCAGGACAACGGAATTGAACATTTCATGGTCGACGCTGGAGGAGATATTCGGGTGTCGGGGTCTTCGAACGGCCAGAGGAATCCGTGGCGGATTGCCATAGAAGATCCGGCCAAGGCCGGGAAATATCCGGCCGTGGTCGAGATGAAATCCGGGGCTATGGCTACATCCGGAGGTTACGAGGTATTTTTTAATTCGGCCAAAACCTCACACCATCTGATCAATCCCGAAACAGGGGCATCTCCGCAATATGTGGTCAGTGTCAGCGTTCAGGCTCCAACGGTCATGGAGGCCGACGCTCTGGCTACGGCCTTGGGCCTCATGCACCCAAGGGAGGCGCTGCGCCTCGTCTCATCCCTGCCCGGGCATGATTGTCTGCTGGTGACTTCGACCGGAGCTAGGCTGACATCTTCTGGCTGGATCACTTGGACCTAG
- a CDS encoding glycosyltransferase family 1 protein — MSRLLAWVGNSYFSSAMSDHGWEVRHIDLSKPWMDWAGIVRRIGSIPDLIVYGDRSLIPPILGLESFPCPTLFYCVDSHIHTWYPFYAQAFDLVAMNLWDHLPAFLNLRLHRDRFLWLPLYSKAGDLPHITESEFDLLFVGKVDPELTPGRAAFLTELNELFPKLVLRRGDYRSLYPKARIVLNVAEHGDMNFRVFEAMGCGSCLLTPDIGHGQDRLFVHGRDFWLYHHGDAKSAAKAAERLLFDDELRLTIGRNAWKKITEAHKPIHRAATLAAWLDSFDLQELMHERLKDAARIRETYLKVPYLHFAEQRFTEDLRQAYLRHATPQTDRSANPRTKE; from the coding sequence GTGAGTCGACTTCTCGCTTGGGTCGGAAACTCCTATTTCTCATCGGCCATGTCCGATCACGGTTGGGAAGTTCGGCACATTGACCTTTCCAAGCCATGGATGGACTGGGCCGGCATAGTGCGTCGCATCGGTTCCATACCTGACCTTATCGTCTACGGCGATCGAAGCCTAATCCCACCCATCCTTGGGCTGGAATCCTTTCCCTGTCCAACCCTCTTCTATTGCGTCGACAGCCATATCCATACTTGGTATCCATTTTACGCACAGGCCTTTGATCTCGTGGCCATGAATCTTTGGGACCATCTGCCCGCCTTTTTGAACCTACGCCTGCACCGGGATCGTTTTCTCTGGCTCCCCCTCTACTCCAAGGCCGGGGACTTGCCACATATAACCGAATCTGAATTCGATCTCCTTTTCGTCGGCAAGGTCGATCCGGAACTGACTCCGGGCCGAGCCGCCTTTCTGACCGAGCTAAACGAACTCTTCCCGAAACTCGTCCTGCGGCGCGGCGACTACCGGTCCCTCTACCCCAAGGCCCGGATTGTTCTCAACGTGGCCGAGCATGGGGACATGAATTTCAGGGTCTTTGAAGCCATGGGCTGTGGATCCTGCCTGTTGACTCCGGACATCGGGCATGGCCAGGATCGGCTTTTCGTTCACGGCCGAGATTTCTGGCTCTACCATCACGGAGACGCCAAATCGGCCGCCAAGGCTGCCGAACGGCTTCTTTTCGACGATGAACTCCGCCTGACCATTGGCCGCAATGCCTGGAAGAAAATCACAGAAGCTCACAAACCCATCCATAGGGCCGCCACACTGGCTGCTTGGCTCGATTCTTTCGATCTCCAGGAACTTATGCACGAACGACTAAAGGATGCGGCTCGAATCCGAGAAACCTATCTGAAGGTCCCCTACCTCCACTTTGCCGAGCAACGCTTCACCGAAGATCTCAGACAAGCCTATCTTCGCCACGCTACTCCTCAGACCGACCGCTCGGCTAACCCTCGAACGAAAGAATGA